A section of the Bacillus sp. HSf4 genome encodes:
- a CDS encoding protein YkpC (YkpC, a protein of only 43 or 44 amino acids, is found broadly in the genus Bacillus.) yields MLRDLGRRVAITVILSGIILGGMSISLMHMPSPPEQTAKLNR; encoded by the coding sequence ATGCTCAGAGATTTGGGAAGACGCGTGGCTATTACCGTCATTTTAAGCGGCATCATTCTCGGGGGAATGAGCATTTCGCTCATGCATATGCCATCCCCTCCTGAACAAACAGCCAAATTAAACCGCTAA
- the mreBH gene encoding rod-share determining protein MreBH: MFQTTEIGIDLGTANILVYSKNKGIILNEPSVVAVDTETKNVLAVGTEAKNMIGKTPGKIVAVRPMKDGVIADYDMTTDLLKQIMKKAGKNIGFTFRKPSVVVCTPSGSTAVERRAISDAVKNCGAKQVHLIEEPVAAAIGADLPVDEPVANVVVDIGGGTTEVAIISFGGVVSCHSIRIGGDQLDEDIVTFVRKKYNLLIGERTAEEIKIEIGYALIEHETKTMEVRGRDLVTGLPKTITLESNEIQAAMRESLLHIIEAIRATLEDCPPELSGDIVDRGVILTGGGALLNGIKEWLSQEIVVPVHVAANPLESVAIGTGRSLDVIDKLQKAAK, encoded by the coding sequence ATGTTTCAAACGACCGAGATCGGAATTGATCTAGGAACAGCGAACATATTGGTTTACAGCAAAAATAAAGGAATCATTTTAAACGAGCCTTCCGTTGTCGCCGTGGATACGGAAACAAAGAACGTGTTGGCGGTCGGCACCGAGGCTAAAAACATGATCGGAAAAACGCCGGGCAAAATCGTTGCGGTACGCCCAATGAAAGACGGCGTTATTGCCGATTACGACATGACGACAGACCTTCTCAAACAGATCATGAAAAAAGCGGGCAAAAATATCGGCTTTACATTCAGAAAGCCGAGTGTTGTGGTGTGTACGCCATCCGGTTCCACCGCTGTTGAAAGACGGGCCATCAGCGATGCCGTGAAAAATTGCGGAGCCAAGCAGGTGCATTTGATCGAAGAGCCTGTCGCTGCGGCGATCGGCGCTGATCTGCCCGTTGATGAGCCCGTCGCAAATGTCGTCGTCGATATTGGCGGGGGAACGACAGAGGTGGCCATTATTTCTTTCGGAGGCGTGGTATCCTGCCATTCTATCCGGATCGGCGGCGATCAGCTTGACGAAGACATCGTGACATTCGTCAGAAAAAAATACAACCTGCTGATCGGAGAACGGACGGCAGAGGAAATCAAAATTGAGATCGGCTACGCTCTGATCGAGCATGAAACAAAGACGATGGAAGTCAGAGGGCGCGATCTTGTCACAGGCCTGCCGAAAACGATTACCCTTGAATCAAATGAAATCCAGGCTGCCATGCGCGAATCTCTTCTTCACATTATTGAAGCCATCAGAGCTACTCTTGAGGACTGCCCTCCCGAGCTGAGCGGGGACATCGTCGACCGCGGCGTGATTTTAACGGGAGGCGGCGCCCTCTTAAACGGGATCAAAGAATGGCTTTCACAGGAAATCGTCGTACCGGTGCATGTCGCCGCAAATCCGCTTGAATCTGTCGCCATCGGGACAGGACGTTCGCTTGATGTGATTGATAAATTGCAAAAAGCCGCAAAATAA
- a CDS encoding AbrB/MazE/SpoVT family DNA-binding domain-containing protein translates to MKAIGVVRKVDELGRIVMPIELRRALDISIKDSIEFFVDQDKIILQKYKPHGVCLITGEITSENRAYGNGNITLSPEGAELLLEEIKTKLNQEKA, encoded by the coding sequence TTGAAAGCAATAGGAGTTGTAAGAAAAGTGGACGAACTCGGCCGCATCGTGATGCCGATTGAATTGAGAAGGGCTCTTGATATCTCGATCAAGGACAGCATTGAATTCTTCGTCGATCAGGATAAAATCATCCTGCAAAAGTATAAACCGCACGGCGTCTGCTTGATTACCGGTGAGATAACCTCTGAAAACCGCGCATACGGAAACGGGAACATTACGCTCAGCCCTGAGGGTGCTGAATTGCTGTTGGAGGAAATTAAAACCAAATTGAATCAGGAGAAAGCTTAA